Genomic segment of Bacteroidota bacterium:
GGGTGTTAAATCTCCACTACCGCTGAACAACAGCAGATATCGCAAATTTTATATTGGCTCCTTATTTATTATTTCAGTTTTACTATATGCTAATACACTATACAATGAGTTTGCGCTGGATGATGCTGTAGTTATTACAAATAACAGGTTTACACAACAAGGGCTTAAGGGGATTCCCGATCTGCTCACCAAAGATCTGTTTACAGGTATATATGGAAAGGCCCTGGACCTTAGTGGTGGCAGGTATCGCCCGCTTTCCCTCGTTCTGTTTGCTGTAGAATACGAATTATTCGGGAAGAACGCTTTTGTAGGACATTTAACAAATGTCCTGTTTTACGCGCTTATCGGTATCATTATTTTTATAACTGTCGAAACTATTTTTGAGAATAAAAGCCTTTTGGCTTTTGTAACCGCACTGATCTTTGTGTTCCACCCTATTCACACCGAAGTGGTCGCAAACATAAAAAGCTTAGATGAGATATTAAGTTTGCTCTTTCTTTTACTTACAATGTTTTGGTTGTTCAAGGGGGTGCGGTCCGGGATAAAGAAGCATGTCTACTTAGGCTGCCTGGCCTATTTTCTTTCACTTATGGCTAAAGAGAACGGAATCACATTTATGTTTATCATTCCGCTTTCATTGTACTGTTTCACTAATGATCCACTTAAAAAAAATATCCGCGACTCTATGCCCTATTTCGTCGTTGCAATTGTATTTGTTCTTATCCGCTGGCATTTTGTTGGGATTATCGGTGACCGCACGAACCCCGACATCATGGAGAATCCTTTTGTGAACGCTACCCTGGGTGATAAACTCGCGACCATTTCATGCATATTGGGGAAATATTTATGGCTGCTGTTTTTTCCTCATCCTCTTTCATCCGAATATTCATTTAACCAGATACCTATAATTGGCTGGGGCAGCATTTCCGCATTGTTTCCTTTTGCCGTTTATGCAGGTTTGGGCGGTTGGGCTTGGTTGAATATCTATAAAAAAGATAGTGTAAAAGAAATCAACCTGTTATTGTCCTTTTGCATTCTGTTCTTTATAGCCACCGTCTTTTTAATATCAAACATTGTATTTAATATAGGGGCACCAATGGGTGAGCGCTTTTTGTTTTTGCCTTCATTGGCATTTTGTATCGCTATTGCCGCATTGTTACTGAATACACTTAAAGTCGATATGCGATCATTAAAACTTCCGGTAAAACTTATCCTGCCGCTTGCGTTTATATCGATCGCCTTCAGTTACAAAACGGTTACACGTAATAAAGACTGGTACGATGATCTCAGTTTATTTGCTAAAGATGTTAAGTCATCTCCCAACAGCGCAAAAGTCCATTATTATTATGGAAATGTTCTGCTTGGCAAAGCGAATGCAATAAAGGAAATGAATCCTGAAAAGCAGCAATACCTTATAAAGGCTAAAAATGAAATGATAATTTCTGTTGACATAAATCCTAAATTCCATCATGCATTTTACGCGCTTGGATTGATCTGTGACGGGCTTGAGTTGGGTGATTCCTCCATCTATTATTTCCATAAAGTATTAGAGCTTCAACCTACACACATTGCCACACAAAACGCGATCGGAAAGGCCTACGGAAAGGTTAAGGGTGATTTTGACAAAGCGATCTTCTATCTTTTAAGGGCGGTGCAGTATGATCCTACAGATGCTGAAGCATTGGAAAATCTGGGGATCGCCTATGCCATGAAGGGGAATACAAGTGAAGCAATTAAGATTTTTGAAAAATCAATAACACTCAAGCCTGGTAATGCACAGGCATACCTTAATTTAGGTGTAGCGTACCACAACATCGGCGATCAGAAGAAGTCAGATGAAATGATGAGCAAGGCGTACCAGATTGATCCTTCTCTTAAAAAGAATTAAAGAATACCATTATGCAAAATGAGAGTCCGTTGAGAATTATTTTTATGGGTACGCCCGATTTTGCTGTGGCTTCATTAGATATATTGGTTAAGAACAAGTTTAATATTGTAGGTGTAGTTACGGCGCCCGACAAACCTGCAGGTCGTGGATTGGAGATACATCAGTCAGCCATAAAAAAATATGCAGTTGAGAAGGGCCTTACTATTTTACAACCCGAAAAATTAAAAAGCGAAGAATTTCTTGCCCGGCTGAAAGCGCTAAATGCCGACCTTCAAATTGTAGTGGCTTTTCGCATGCTGCCTGAAATTGTATGGAGGATGCCTCGCCTGGGAACCTTTAACCTCCATGCTTCCCTCCTGCCCCAATACAGAGGCGCTGCACCTATTAATTGGGCTGTTATAAACGGTGAAGTGGAAAGTGGAGTAACTACTTTTTTCCTACAACACGAAATTGATACAGGGAAGATTATATACAGAGAGAGAGTAGCAATAGATGAAAATGAAACAGCCGGTGAATTGCACGACAAACTGATGAACACAGGAGCAAACCTTGTATTAAAAACTGTTATGGCTATTCAACATAAATCATATACAGAAACAGATCAGCAGCAATTGATCAGGCCGGGAGAAATACCAAGGCATGCGCCGAAGATATTTAAAGATGACTGCAGAATCGATTGGTCTAAGTCGGTAACGGAAATACATAATACCATTCGCGGATTGAGTCCGCATCCGGGAGCCTTTACTGAGCTTGTATCCCCGCAGGGAAAAATATTTACTGTCAAGCTTTTTAAAACCTCCAGAGAGTTGAATGTTTTATCTCAGGCGGCAGCAACTATTTTTACAGATTCAACTGCATATTTGAAAGTTTCAGCAAAAGGTGGTTATGTGTGCATACATGAACTGCAGCTTGCGGGTAAGAAGCGAATGACTACAACTGAGTTCCTGCGGGGTTTTCCCATTAATAATCAATGGAAATTACGATAAACAAAGGGATACAGCTTTTTTGCCTTTTCCTGATCAGGTAAATCCGGGCACACCTGCTTTCTGAATACATCATGGATAAAGGCCTTCAGAGGCAGTTATTAACAAAATAGCGATTTATCAACAATCTTTCATTTTTATACCTCTGAACCTTGCATGAATGCTGAATTAAATTACTTTTGCTACTGTTCTGTTAATTAATAAATGTTTAACCTAAAACTCAAAAAAATGAACAAAGCTGAATTAGTAAATTCAATTGCAACTGAAGCAAAAATTTCAAAAGCTGACGCTGGTCGTGCTCTTGATGGATTCATCAACGCTACATCTAAAGCACTTAAAAAAGGTGATAGAGTTGCTCTTGTTGGTTTCGGTACTTTCTCTGTAGCAAAACGTGCTGCCAGAAACGGTCGTAACCCACAAACCGGAAAAACCATCAAAATTTCTGCTAAAAAAGTAGCAAAATTCAAAGCTGGTGCTGATCTGAAAAAGACAGTTAACAAGTAATTTCGCTTGTTCTCAGAACAAAAAGTCCTTCCGCATTAAGCGGGGGGACTTTTTATTTTATGTAGTTTTGCCGGACTTCGACTTCGCTCAGTGACGAAGCGAAATCATTGAGCAGCGTGCTTAACTCAGTTTAAACTTAAACGGATATTATGAGCAAAGAGGATAAAATAAAAAACTTCGACCCTAATAGTATTGGTGATACCAATAACAATATTTACGGGCTCCCTTTCTCTACCGATGAAGCAACCATTGTTGTTATTCCCGTTCCATGGGAAGTGACAGTTTCTTATAGTTCGGGAACTGCCAAAGGACCACAGGCTGTTTACGATGCATCGTACCAGGTTGACCTGTACGATCCCTATATAAAAGACGCGTGGAAGATCGGCATTGCTATGGAACCGGTTTCTAAAAAGCTTCAAACTACCAGTAACGGGTTGAGAAAGAAAGCCGAAAAGTATATTGCCATGTATGAAGCGGGCAAAGAACCTTCTTCAAATAAAAGCATGAAACTTATCCAGGCGGAAATAAATAAAGCCTGCAGAAGTATGAATGAATGGGTAAAAGAAAGGGCCCTGCACTACATTGATAATAATAAAATTGTCGCGCTGCTCGGCGGAGATCATAGTACTCCCCTTGGACTTATGCAGGCACTGGCTGAAAGGCACTCTTCCTTTGCCATATTACAGATCGATGCGCATGCCGACCTGCGTGATGCTTATGAAGGATTTGAGTTCTCGCATGCTTCCATCATGTTCAATGCCATAAAAATTCCGCAAGTGAGTAAACTTGTGCAGGTTGGAATACGTGACTACTGCGAAGCAGAAGCTAACCTGGAAAGAGCTTCAAATGGTAGGATAAAAACATTTTATGACAGGGATATTAAAACCCGTCAATATGAAGGCGCTTCCTGGGCAGATATTTGCGCAGGTATTATTAAAGAACTTCCGCAAAAGATTTACCTGAGTTTTGATATTGACGGACTTGATCCGAAACTTTGTCCGCATACCGGGACTCCCGTGGCGGGTGGATTTGAATTTGAACAGGTATTGTTCCTGTTTCAAAAGATAGTTGAAAGCGGAAAGCAGATCATTGCTTTTGATATTAATGAAGTAACTCCTGGTAGAGATGAGTGGGATGCCAATGTTGGAGCAAGGTTGTTGTATAGGATTGCCGGGTTGGCGGCAAAGTCCTCAGCCTAACTCTCTCCGAAGGAGAGGGAACTAATTTACCAAATCAATAAAATCTGGTACAACCACTTGCTTATGAGTGACAATAAAAAATTGATAGAATACTTATCGGGATTTGCATCTGAAGAGCGGGTAAAGAAATTTTACGATGTGATCAATAACCGTACACGACACTTTACTATTGTACTGGAAGATATTTACCAGCCGCACAATGCCAGCGCCGTGCTTCGTTCCTGTGATTGCTTTGGGATACAGGATGTACACATTATTGAAAATAAAAATCAATATACAGTAAACCAGGATATCGCCTTGGGCTCTTCAAAATGGCTCAATCTTATTAAGTATAAAGAGCATCCGAATAATACATTGGCTTGCATCAATGACCTTAAAAAGAAGGGGTATAAGATCATTGCAACCAGCCCACATAAGGATGATAATATCATACAAAAACTGGATATAACCTCAAAAACAGCCCTGGTGTTCGGCACTGAACTAAAAGGTATATCTGATGAAGTTATGCGGCATGCGGATGGGTTTGTTAAAATACCCATGTTTGGATTTACAGAAAGCTTTAATATTTCAGTATCAGCCGCCCTGTGCCTGCATACACTTGTGCATAAGCTGCACCATTCGGAGATACACTGGCAGCTTGATAATAAAGAGAAAGAAGAGGTGATGATCGAATGGTTACGCAATTCCATTAACCGCTCGGAGCTGATAGAGGAAGAATATTACAAGAAGAAAAATACATAAGAGCTTTTGCCTTGTGAATTGCTTTGCCTACTTTTACGGTATTAAACCAAATAAAAACAAAAATGGGAAAAGGAGACAAAAAAAGCCGCAAAGGCAAAATATTTATGGGTTCGTATGGCGTAAGTCGCCCTCATAAAAAGAAAAAATCAAGAAGCGCATCACCAAAAAAGATAGCGAAGAAAGCTGAAAAAGCAGAGACAGCTGTTCCTAAAAAAACGGCTCCTAAGAAGGCAGCCAAGAAAAAAGATTAAAAGAAACCCCTGAGCGATCGGGGGTTTTTGATTTAAGGTGCCAGGCGTTGTAAATTCCAGCTAATCTCATCATCCGATAATGTAAACTGCATCCTGTCGTGCAAACGATTCTGACGGCCTTGCCAGAACTCTATCATTGATGGCTTTAACAAATAACCGCCCCAGAATGGAGGGCAGGGAACTTTTTCTCCGGGATATTTAGCCGATAATTCAACAAATTTTCCTTCAAGCACTTCTCTGCTTTTTATAACCTGGCTCTGTTCAGAAACCCATGCTCCTATCTTACTTTCACGCGGTCGCGAATTAAAATATTTTTCTGATATTTCTGCACTTACCTTTTCCAGCCGGCCTTCAACACGTACCTGGCGTTCTATCTGCGGCCAGAAGAATGTCAGCGCAGCATATGGGTTTTTAGCAATATCTACGCCCTTTTTGCTGTTATAATTGGTATAGAAAACAAATCCTTTATCAGTAAAACCTCTCAATAACACAATACGGGAAGATGGCTTTCCATCAGCACTGACAGTGGAAAGGGCCATGGCATGGGGTTCGCTTACGTTGGCCGCGATGGCTTCCTTCATCCATAATTCAAACTGCAGGACAGGATCTTTTGCAATTTCACTTTCATTCAGCTCCATCCGCGAATAGTCAGAACGGAGTTTTCGTATTTGCTGATTCAATTCATCCATGGCATCTGTTATTTAATTCCGGGAAATGCTTCCACAAATTTAACTTTTATATCCGGAAACGCGTCTACTATCTGAACCTTCAGGTCGGGAAAGGCCTCGACTACCTGCCATTTCCCACACTGGTCAGGAAAAGCTTCAACCATTTTTACTTTAATATCAGGGAACGCGTCAACTATCTGGATTTTTATATCGGGAAAGGCGGTTACATATTTGATCTTACCATATAATTTCATTCCATTGAATTTGCAATCGTCGGTGACCTTATCCCCATCAATCTTTCCCAACGCAATAGTCTTATTCACAACAGCCGAATCCTTTGGCAAGGAGCCGGCAAAACAGGTAATTGCAATATGGCCGAAGAGAATTGGAAGAAATATTCTATTAACTATCTTCATTAAAAGCAATGTGAGTTAAAGGCGTGTTCCTATCAACAATATATCATCGACCTGCTCAAATCCCTCTTTCCATTGATCAATCGCTTTGGTCATGTATTCGCCCTGTTCTTTCATATCCAGGTGTTGCGTATCAAGCAGCATTTTCTTAAACGCGCTGTATTTCAGTTTTTTCCCATTCGCCCCTCCGAACTGGTCAGCATAGCCATCAGAAAAGATATATATACTATCCCCTTTTTCCAGTTGTATACTGTGATTTGTAAATTTATGCTGATCACCCGACTTAAGGTTGCCAATTGGAAATTTATTCGCTTTTATTTCATTTAAAACACCGTTACGTATCCGGTACAATGGATTAAACGCTCCTGAATACTGCAGCTCGTTTGTTTTACGATCGAACATACAAAGCGCAATGTCCATGCCATCTTTTACCTGCTCTTCCGCGTGTGATTGGCGCAAAGTTTCACTTACACTTTTATTCAACGCGTCCAGAACAAGCGCGGGTTGAGTGATCCCCTGTTCACCCACTATTTGCTCAAGATGGTTATGCCCGATAATCGACATGAATGCTCCTGGAACGCCGTGTCCCGTACAATCAACTGCTGCGAACAACACTTTATCTCCTTTGTCGTGCAGCCAGTAAAAATCTCCACTCACAATATCCTTAGGCTTAAACAGGATAAATGTTTTCGGCAAATATTTTTCCACAAATTCATCAGGCGGCAGTATGGCATCCTGTATACGTTTTGCATAGCGTATGCTGGCCATTATATCTTTATTCTTTTCATCCAACTGCTTGTTCTTTTCCACTACTTCCGCCGTTCTTTTACGAACTTTTTCCTCAAGCACACGTTTTTCCACCACTAATTTGCGTTCCCTCCATTTTACATATGTAAAGAATAATACCACTCCGACAACCACATAGGTAAGGTATGCCCACCAGGTGAAATACCAGGGAGGCCTTACGCGGAATGAAAATGTTACAGGTTCCTTGTTCCATACTCCCAGGTTATTGGAAGCTTTGACTTTGAAGGTATAATTACCGGGAGCAAGATTTGAATAAATGACCGATGTTTGATTTGTTGCAGGCCGCCAGTTCTCTTCTTCCCCTTCAAGCATTACCATAAATTTTACCGCGTCGGGATTGGAAATACATATACCTGAATAGCTGAACATCAATGTGTTTTGATCATAGCCCAAAGAATAATTATTTTCAAGGGGAATAGAGCGTGAGTAATTGTATTTGATATCAGTGATATTGGTAAGCGCTTCAAGCGTATTCAGCTGATCGTATGTAGAGTTGTATTTTATTACCCCGTTCACAGTACCAAACCAGATATTTCCTTTTTTATCGACATGAACAGCATTCGGCTTGGTCTCAATGGCCGTGAACCCTTCGAATTTACCATAGGAAATAAAATTTTTTGAATTTTGAACAAAACGACTGAGGCCTTTGTTTGTTCCTATCCAGACATCTCCTTTATTGTCTGTAACAAGCAGGTTAATATAATCCGATACCAAACCATCCTGTGTTGTATAGTGCCTGAATGCTGTGCCATTGTATACAAATACCCCGCCGCCCGATGTGCCGATCCATAAGTTACCCGCTTTGTCTTCTGTTAATGCTGTGGGTGAGGTATTTGTTAATCCTTCCTTTTTAGCATATAATTTAAAATCTTTTCCATTGTATTTATACAACCCTCTTCCGACAACACTGATCCATATATTATTTTTTGAATCGCAATATAACGCGTTTATTTCTTTCGCGTCGAAATTCCTTGTGCCTACAAAGTCTCTTATACTGGTGGCCTCAGGATCAAACACAACCAAAGCATTACCAGTAGCGATCCAGATATTATCCTTTGCGTCAACGCACAACGCGGCAATGAATGGATTACTTATAAAGTCATTAACAACAGAAACAGCACCGAACTCATTTGTTTTGGAGTTGTACTTCAATAATTTATCCTGGTAGGTACCCAGCCAAACATCTCCTTTGCTGTCGCGGACTGCCGCACGAAATGCCACCTTTCCGCTGCCTATGATCTTTTCGTGATTGTTAAACGTGCCTGCGACAGGATCTAATACAGATACACCGTTGCCTGTTGCAATAAAAATATTTCCATTCTCCACTTCCTGAACAGCCCATACCTTGTCATTGATCAATCCCTGGGAAACATTATACGTAATAAAGCGCTCACCTTTAAAGATGAATAACCCGCTGCCCTGCGTACCAACCAGTATATTGCCTTCACGGTCAATACTCAGCGCGTAAATTTTCAAGGCTGGCAAACCATTACCTGCGTGATAGTTCGTCAATTTCCCATCAGCGGATAGTTTAACCAGTCCGTCGCCCCATGTGGCCGCCCAGGTATTACCATTCTTATCAAAAACAATATCGCGTATCCATACAGGAACGGGAAATGACCTGGTTGATCTTTTCACCGGATCATACTTTACAAGTGCCGGTTGACCTAAAGTGGAACCATACCAAAGGTTACCTTGTTCATCTTCTTTGATAGCGGACACATAAGCTACCGACTGTCCGTTTATACGAAGGAATTCGAACTTGTCTGAGCCGGGTAATAAATATTTTACTCCTACATCAGTGAGGAAACAGATGTTTCCGTTTTTCGACTCAAACATACTGAACACATAGCTGCTCAGGCCGTCGCCGGAACAATAGAATTTTAAATTCCCTTCAGCAGTAAGTTCGTCATTTGGTTTATTGATCAGTACAACACCAAACATGGCAACGGACACCCATATTTTGCCTGTCTTATCTTCATAAATAGAATAGATCTTTTTATCCCTGATACTGTCAGGTGATAGCTTTTCAAACTTGTTGTCGATATAACGGGTTATGGTACCGGAACTGTGCCCAAGCCAAAGCTCGTCGTTACTGGTCAAGAGCATGGCGCTGATATTGTTATCAGCTAAGCCATCGTCGGTTGTGTAATTGTAAAAAGTCTTTCCATCGAATCGTGAAAGTCCGCCTTCTGTTCCGAGCCATATATTCCCCTTTTTATCCTGTACAATACCAATGACATTGGATTGAATAAGACCTTCGGTTACGGAGTAATTGTCGAATGAATAAAGTTGTGAGAATAACTGACCTGAAAGGAAGCAAAGGAGAATTAAAAAGAAACCATCTTTTTTACGATACATGAGTCATTTCTACATTATTTTTTCATGAAAAAGAAGGTGCCGTCTTCATCCTCGAGATCCTTGATCTTACGAAGTTTCGGGGCCTGGTTAGCTGTTTTCTGAACAGCAGAGGCTACCTTTTCCGAAATCTTGTCAATTGAAATGCAGCCATCCGGATTGTTGTTCAATGAGGCAGCGAATGTTTTTGTGAACTGGGAGTTGTCGGCAGCCAATTCGAAACCGGCGGATGAAAGTACCTGGGAGGATTTCAGTTTTGTTGATTCCCAATCATCACAGCGTCTTTCCTTAGGTGTTGCACGCATGGCAAGCATAAATGAGGGACCGGATTCACATGCATCAGTTATTACGAGGAGGTGGGCCAATTTATCATATCCCTGGAGCGATCCTTTTAAATTATTTATGCTAAAGTAAGTGAACTCATCATCCACTTTGGCATCCACAGGTATCCAATAGCCTGTCTGGTTCACGAACTTACCATGACCGGCATACCAGATAACAACTGATGTTACATTATTCAGCCTTAACTGATCGCGCAATTCAATAGAGAAGAATTTTTCAAGACCATCTTTGGTAAGATCTTTTTTATGAATTATTTTATTCACCTTATAATTTACAAGTGCTGATTTCATCATGGTCACGTCCTTACCGGGTCCTTCGAGTATCGGAAAGTTCTTGTAATTGGTATTTTCAACAAATACGACCCAGGTAATACCCATAGGATTATCCCTGGCCACAAGCGCCCCTTCCCTGTTGAGTTTGTATTTTACATTTGTTTCATTTCCATTGATATCTCTCACCCTGATATTTATATCGTTTTTATTGGCAATGCTCGCTTTGATGGAAAAGGTCGGATTTAAAGCTTCAAGCGCATAACTGGCCGAAACACCTTCAACGATAATTGATTCGATCAGGCTCTCGTCCTTTACTTTGCCTTCAATATAAAGTTCGGGGTTGGTATTATCCATGAATATTTCATTGTCAGACGAAGCCATCGGCGATATTAATTCAACCAAAGGCTTATTGATCTCCGTGCGATCGATAGTGTAGATAATTTTTTTAGTATTATCGTATATATCGCTTGCCGTTATCGAAAATTCATTTCCGGTGCCTATCTGAATTCCTCCACTGAAATCGGGATTAAGAGTGTCCTTACTAAAATTAGCAGGAACATTATTGATGTTTATAGCCTTGATCTTACTTGCATCCTTAACAGTCCCCCTTACTACGATCTCCGTTTTATCGCCGGGAAGTTTAACTACATTCTTTTCATTTGCTTTAGGTGTAAGAAGTTCTATTTCGGGTTTATAACTTTCACGGTTCAACTCGAACAGTTTTTCTATAGCGGCCTTCATCATCTCTCTGGCTTTCTCATTATTCGGAGCAAGTGTCATTATCTTTTCATAATCGACCGCTGCCGATTTAAAATTGGTAAGCTGTTCATAGTTCCAGGCGCGTTTGTAATAAGCCTGCAAAAGATCCTTCCCGTTCATCCCGATCACTTTTGAGAAGTCGTATATCGCGTTCTGGTATTGACCTAATTTTTCGTAATACTCTCCCCTCTTCATGAATAACATTTCATTGTTCTGATCGCTGACAATTACCTTTGAAATATCATTCACAGCTGTTCCGAAATCATTTTTGCTGGCAAAGATGCAGCTGCGGGCATAAAAAATATCTTTATTGGTCGGATCTTTCGATATCGCTACATCAGCAATGCTTAATGCTTCGTCATACTTTTTCAGTTTATCCTGTACAAGAATAAGTCCGACATAAGCTGGGATAAACTTTGAGTCATAGTATTTGGAATTTTTATAGTCCTTCTCCGCTTCAATATAATTTTTCAGACTGTCCAACATAACCGCGTGATAGTAATAGGCCGGTGCTGTTCTTTTATTATCAATCCAGAGTTGTGAAGCCTCCAGTCCATCCTTGAAATTTTTGAGCTTCAAAAGAACCTTGAGAAAAACCTCTATGGCTTCACTATATTCTTTATCCTTAACAATGGCATCCCTGAGCATTGCGTCGGCTTCCGTATACTTACCGAGATCATAATAAAGACGTCCTGCATTGTAATAATTTTCTTTATCCTTGGGTGCAAAAACAGTTGCGCGCCTGTAGTCATCGGCCGCATCAGCACTTTTTCCTGTTTTTTCATAGCAATATGCGCGGGCCTGATAAGCCTTAACATACTTGGGATCAAGTTCTATTGCTTTCGTATAACTGGCAATTGCATCCTGGTAGGACAGACTTTCAAGAAATTTCCCTCCGGTGCTGTAAAATTTTTTTGCACTCTGCCCTTTTACAAATAAAGTGCATATCAGAAGGGAAAATAACAGGAGTGTTTTCTTAAACATAGTTATGCGCTTAACAAATGGATGATCGGTAATTTAACTACATCTGGTTTCTTATGCTGCTGATATAATCAGTTCCCACATGGTCCGCATGGCAAACTCCATAAAAACCAATATATTATACAGACAAAAATATAAAAATACTGTATTATAGAAGGCTTAATTACTATTATTTATTATCAATTTTCAGCGCTCGTGTCCTTGCAATCCCCTTATTTTTATGTTTTAGCTTTTGTTTAAGGATAAATTGCGATTTTTAACACATCAATAGCGGAAATGGTAAAAAAAAGCACCAATAAACAACAGGGCAATCCTGCCGTAGTAAATAAAAATTTACATCCCGAGCTTAATAAAAAGCGGCTGGTAATTATGGCGCTGATTGTAGCATTGCTTGGTTTTGTACTTTACTCAAATACATTCAATCACAAATTTGTATTGGATGATATCCCAACCATAAAGGGGAATTTTCTTACTAAACAAGGTTTTGCGGGGATCCCTAAATTATTACAGACGGCATATTGGTACGGAAGTGATGGTAAAAATGAGATGTTTTACCGGCCCCTATCTGTGGTAATGTTCGCGGCGGAATGGGAGTTATGGCCTGATAATCCTACTGCGGGACATGTAATCAATGTTTTGCTATACGCGCTGACAGGTTTCATTCTGTTTTTTACGCTGCGGAAATTATTCATTGACATGAGTCCGCTTATTCCTTTTGCCGCAAGCCTTTTATTTATTGCTCATCCTCTGCATACGGAAGTGGTCGCCAATATTAAAAGCCGCGATGAGATCCTGTCATTTTTGTTTCTCCTTATTTCATTAAATACGCTATTGGACTATGTGAGAAATAATGTGCCGCGTAAATTAATTATCTCGTTGTTTTGTTTTTTTCTTGCCTTAATGTCGAAAGAATCATCGATCCTGTACCTGGTCATTTTCCCCGTTGCTGTATTTTACTATACAAGTGCTACGGTTAAGAAGAATGCGGTAATTATGGCCGGGTATGTGTTTGCCGCGGTTATATACATGATCATACGAGCTTCCGTGCTTGACAGGCAGATGGTCGGAGAAATAGCTTCGGTAATTGACAATACAGTTTCCGCAAGCGATTACCCACATCGTTTTGCTACCGCTATGGTAATTATAGGAACCTATATTAAGCTGTTGATTATTCCTCATCCACTTGTTTACGACTACTCATTCGCCACCTTTAAAATTGTTGGTCCCGGGAATGTTTGGGCACTATTATCGGTATTGGTGTATGTAAGCATCGGTATTTATATTTTCAGAAATTTTTTGA
This window contains:
- a CDS encoding SpoIIE family protein phosphatase — translated: MYRKKDGFFLILLCFLSGQLFSQLYSFDNYSVTEGLIQSNVIGIVQDKKGNIWLGTEGGLSRFDGKTFYNYTTDDGLADNNISAMLLTSNDELWLGHSSGTITRYIDNKFEKLSPDSIRDKKIYSIYEDKTGKIWVSVAMFGVVLINKPNDELTAEGNLKFYCSGDGLSSYVFSMFESKNGNICFLTDVGVKYLLPGSDKFEFLRINGQSVAYVSAIKEDEQGNLWYGSTLGQPALVKYDPVKRSTRSFPVPVWIRDIVFDKNGNTWAATWGDGLVKLSADGKLTNYHAGNGLPALKIYALSIDREGNILVGTQGSGLFIFKGERFITYNVSQGLINDKVWAVQEVENGNIFIATGNGVSVLDPVAGTFNNHEKIIGSGKVAFRAAVRDSKGDVWLGTYQDKLLKYNSKTNEFGAVSVVNDFISNPFIAALCVDAKDNIWIATGNALVVFDPEATSIRDFVGTRNFDAKEINALYCDSKNNIWISVVGRGLYKYNGKDFKLYAKKEGLTNTSPTALTEDKAGNLWIGTSGGGVFVYNGTAFRHYTTQDGLVSDYINLLVTDNKGDVWIGTNKGLSRFVQNSKNFISYGKFEGFTAIETKPNAVHVDKKGNIWFGTVNGVIKYNSTYDQLNTLEALTNITDIKYNYSRSIPLENNYSLGYDQNTLMFSYSGICISNPDAVKFMVMLEGEEENWRPATNQTSVIYSNLAPGNYTFKVKASNNLGVWNKEPVTFSFRVRPPWYFTWWAYLTYVVVGVVLFFTYVKWRERKLVVEKRVLEEKVRKRTAEVVEKNKQLDEKNKDIMASIRYAKRIQDAILPPDEFVEKYLPKTFILFKPKDIVSGDFYWLHDKGDKVLFAAVDCTGHGVPGAFMSIIGHNHLEQIVGEQGITQPALVLDALNKSVSETLRQSHAEEQVKDGMDIALCMFDRKTNELQYSGAFNPLYRIRNGVLNEIKANKFPIGNLKSGDQHKFTNHSIQLEKGDSIYIFSDGYADQFGGANGKKLKYSAFKKMLLDTQHLDMKEQGEYMTKAIDQWKEGFEQVDDILLIGTRL
- a CDS encoding tetratricopeptide repeat protein is translated as MFKKTLLLFSLLICTLFVKGQSAKKFYSTGGKFLESLSYQDAIASYTKAIELDPKYVKAYQARAYCYEKTGKSADAADDYRRATVFAPKDKENYYNAGRLYYDLGKYTEADAMLRDAIVKDKEYSEAIEVFLKVLLKLKNFKDGLEASQLWIDNKRTAPAYYYHAVMLDSLKNYIEAEKDYKNSKYYDSKFIPAYVGLILVQDKLKKYDEALSIADVAISKDPTNKDIFYARSCIFASKNDFGTAVNDISKVIVSDQNNEMLFMKRGEYYEKLGQYQNAIYDFSKVIGMNGKDLLQAYYKRAWNYEQLTNFKSAAVDYEKIMTLAPNNEKAREMMKAAIEKLFELNRESYKPEIELLTPKANEKNVVKLPGDKTEIVVRGTVKDASKIKAININNVPANFSKDTLNPDFSGGIQIGTGNEFSITASDIYDNTKKIIYTIDRTEINKPLVELISPMASSDNEIFMDNTNPELYIEGKVKDESLIESIIVEGVSASYALEALNPTFSIKASIANKNDINIRVRDINGNETNVKYKLNREGALVARDNPMGITWVVFVENTNYKNFPILEGPGKDVTMMKSALVNYKVNKIIHKKDLTKDGLEKFFSIELRDQLRLNNVTSVVIWYAGHGKFVNQTGYWIPVDAKVDDEFTYFSINNLKGSLQGYDKLAHLLVITDACESGPSFMLAMRATPKERRCDDWESTKLKSSQVLSSAGFELAADNSQFTKTFAASLNNNPDGCISIDKISEKVASAVQKTANQAPKLRKIKDLEDEDGTFFFMKK
- a CDS encoding tetratricopeptide repeat protein, which encodes MVKKSTNKQQGNPAVVNKNLHPELNKKRLVIMALIVALLGFVLYSNTFNHKFVLDDIPTIKGNFLTKQGFAGIPKLLQTAYWYGSDGKNEMFYRPLSVVMFAAEWELWPDNPTAGHVINVLLYALTGFILFFTLRKLFIDMSPLIPFAASLLFIAHPLHTEVVANIKSRDEILSFLFLLISLNTLLDYVRNNVPRKLIISLFCFFLALMSKESSILYLVIFPVAVFYYTSATVKKNAVIMAGYVFAAVIYMIIRASVLDRQMVGEIASVIDNTVSASDYPHRFATAMVIIGTYIKLLIIPHPLVYDYSFATFKIVGPGNVWALLSVLVYVSIGIYIFRNFLKKDTIVFSLIIYLLPVILVSNIFFLTRSTAAERFLYQPSLGFAIIASLLLAKVTGTEIVKRNFYSISTLIKNNMKLFGLVGVLLVLYSFKTYKRAETWKDNLTLFRTDLQYIPNSARAQFNYAKDLTTKLVHDSIKTPAEQERVYNEAITAANRALQIIDGYVEPYYLLGQLAGYKKNYARSIEYYKKVMSRNNQYLYMYNNLGTNYYRLNQLDSAMKYLNIAIKMQPDYAEAYSNLGAVYTARGMQKKAIDSYTTAIALVPGFYDAYVNMGNCYGIMKDYTKALGCFLKGLKIKNNDPGLYSYIGMTYGFMGDTVNARIYNDRSVLLKQSR